In Halorussus limi, a genomic segment contains:
- a CDS encoding acylphosphatase codes for MTDRSDEGDRTRAHVFVSGNVQGVYYRANTRDAARERGVDGWVRNLDDGRVEAVFEGPQDAVEEMVEWCHTGSPAADVDGVEVEYDDPEGEDGFRVRR; via the coding sequence ATGACAGACCGCTCCGACGAGGGAGACCGAACCCGAGCGCACGTCTTCGTCTCCGGAAACGTACAGGGCGTCTACTACCGGGCGAACACCCGCGACGCCGCCCGAGAGAGGGGCGTCGACGGGTGGGTCCGGAATCTCGACGACGGTCGCGTCGAGGCCGTCTTCGAGGGTCCGCAGGACGCCGTCGAAGAGATGGTCGAGTGGTGTCACACCGGCAGTCCCGCCGCCGACGTGGACGGCGTGGAGGTCGAGTACGACGACCCCGAGGGCGAGGACGGCTTCCGCGTCCGACGGTAG